One genomic segment of Sminthopsis crassicaudata isolate SCR6 chromosome 4, ASM4859323v1, whole genome shotgun sequence includes these proteins:
- the IVNS1ABP gene encoding influenza virus NS1A-binding protein: MIPNGYLMFEDENFIESSVAKLNALRKSGQFCDVRLQVCGHEMLAHRAVLACCSPYLFEIFNSDSDPHGVSHVKFDDLNPEAVEVLLNYAYTAQLKADKELVKDVYSAAKKLKMDRVKQVCGDYLLSRMDVSSCISYRNFASCMGDSRLLNKVDVYIQEHLLQISEEEEFLKLPRLKLEVMLEDNVCLPSNGKLYTKVINWVQRSIWENGDSLEELMEEVQTLYYSADHKLLDGNLLDGQAEVFGSDDDHIQFVQKKPPRENGHKQLSSNSTGCVSSPNATVQSPKHEWKIVASEKTSNNTYLCLAVLDGVFCVIFLHGRNSPQSSPTSTPRLIKSLSFELQPDGPVEKPMSPMHYARSGLGTAELNGKLIAAGGYNREECLRTVECYDPHTDHWSFLAPMRTPRARFQMAVLMGQLYVVGGSNGHSDDLSCGEMYDPNIDDWIQVPELRTNRCNAGVCALNGKLYILGGSDPYGQKGLKNCDVFDPVTKSWTSCAPLNIRRHQSAVCELSGYLYIIGGAESWNCLNTVERYNPENNTWTLIASMNVARRGAGVAVHNGKLFVGGGFDGSHAVSCVEMYDPARNEWKMMGNMTSPRSNAGIAAVGNTIYAVGGFDGNEFLNTVEVYNPESNEWSPYTRLFQF; this comes from the exons atgattccCAATGGATATTTAATGTTTGAAGATGAAAATTTTATTGAGTCTTCAGTTGCCAAATTAAATGCTTTGCGGAAAAGTGGCCAATTCTGTGATGTTCGACTTCAG GTCTGTGGGCATGAGATGTTGGCACACAGAGCAGTTTTGGCTTGCTGCAGTCCCTACTTATTTGAAATCTTCAATAGTGATAGTGATCCTCATGGAGTATCTCATGTTAAATTTGACGATCTCAATCCAGAAGCTGTTGAAGTTTTGTTGAATTATGCCTACACTGCTCA attgaaAGCTGATAAAGAGTTAGTAAAAGATGTTTATTCTGCAGCTAAGAAGCTAAAGATGGACAGAGTAAAGCAG gTTTGTGGTGACTATTTGCTATCCAGGATGGATGTTTCAAGCTGTATCTCTTACCGGAATTTTGCAAGTTGCATGGGAGACTCACGTTTGTTGAATAAAGTTGATGTTTATATCCAGGAACACCTATTACAAATTTCAGAAGAAGAGGAATTTCTTAAACTTCCCCGGctaaaa TTGGAGGTCATGCTTGAAGACAATGTCTGCCTACCTAGCAATGGCAAATTATATACAAAGGTAATCAACTGGGTACAACGTAGCATCTGGGAGAATGGAGACAGTCTGGAAGAGCTGATGGAAGAG GTTCAAACGTTGTACTACTCAGCTGATCACAAGCTGCTTGATGGGAATCTACTAGATGGACAGGCTGAGGTGTTTGGCAGTGATGATGACCACATTCAGTTTGTGCAG AAAAAGCCACCACGTGAGAATGGCCACAAGCAGTTAAGTAGCAATTCAACTGGATGTGTCTCTTCTCCAAATGCTACGGTACAAAGTCCTAAGCATGAATGGAAAATTGTTGCTTCAGAAAAGACTTCAA ATAATACTTACTTGTGTCTTGCTGTGCTGGATGGTGTATTCTGTGTAATTTTCCTTCATGGACGCAATAGTCCACAGAGTTCACCAACAAGTACTCCTCGACTGATTAAAAGTTTAAGTTTTGAATTGCAACCAGATGGCCCTGTAGAAAAGCCCATGTCTCCCATGCACTATGCTCGATCTGGTCTAGGAACAGCTGAATTGAATGGCAAACTGATAGCTGCAG GTGGCTACAACAGAGAAGAATGTCTTCGCACAGTTGAATGCTATGATCCACATACAGATCATTGGTCCTTCTTGGCTCCCATGAGAACACCAAGAGCCCGGTTTCAAATGGCAGTGTTAATG gGTCAGCTCTATGTGGTTGGTGGTTCAAATGGCCACTCTGATGACCTGAGTTGTGGAGAGATGTATGATCCAAATATAGATGACTGGATTCAAGTTCCTGAATTGAGAACCAACCGTTGTAATGCAG GGGTCTGTGCTTTGAATGGAAAACTATATATCCTTGGTGGCTCTGATCCATATGGTCAGAAAGGACTAAAAAATTGTGATGTATTTGATCCTGTAACAAAGTCATGGACCAGCTGTGCTCCCCTTAACATTC GTAGACATCAATCAGCAGTATGTGAGCTTAGTGGTTACTTATATATAATTGGAGGAGCAGAGTCTTGGAATTGCTTGAATACAGTAGAGCGCTACAACCCGGAGAATAACACCTGGACACTGATTGCATCTATGAATGTGGCTAGACGTGGAGCTGGAGTAGCTGTTCATAATG gaaagcTATTTGTTGGTGGAGGCTTTGATGGTTCTCATGCTGTCAGTTGTGTAGAGATGTATGATCCAGCTAGAAATGAATGGAAGATGATGGGAAACATGACTTCACCAAGGAGCAACGCCGGCATTGCCGCTGTGGGGAACACCATTTATGCAGTGGGAGGATTTGATGGCAATGAATTCCTAAATACTGTGGAAGTCTATAATCCTGAGTCAAATGAATGGAGCCCCTATACAAGGCTTTTccaattttaa